Part of the Spartobacteria bacterium genome is shown below.
CTGTTTCGTGTTTTTGAACACGTTTTAAGGTTTCGTCATCGCCACTTTCGAGTCCCAGATAAAGCGTGTGTAGTTTCCATTGCTTGAGCTGCTGCCATTGAGTTGCCGTGAACTGATTTATTGCGGTACCCGTTGCGTAGGCGTTGATGCGGGTTAAGTGACTAAATCGTTGGTTGATAAGCTGTAGTATTTGCCGTACTTCGGGAAAAGGTCGCAGCAGCGGATCGCCATCGGCGAGAAAAATTCTCCTCGTTATGGGATTGAGCCGGGCCTGTTCGTTGATGAGCTGTGTAATGTCCTGTAAAGAGCGTTTTGTATAGGGGAGATGTTTGTACATGCCGCAGAACGTGCATTTGTTCCACGGACACCCCACGTCCATTTGCAAAATGAGGCTGTCGGCTTCGGCAGGTGGACGAAAGGGCGGGGTATTTGAGATCTGCGTGGTATTGCTCATCGTTGTACCTCCTGTGACAGGCCTAGATAGGTTTGAATGTTCTCATCAAGGATGTTTTGTTTATGACTGACTTTGTTCCAGGCAAAAGAGGCCATTAAGTCGTTTGCATGAACTTTCCTGATTTCCGGGATTAATCCCGCCCACCAGGCAAGGAGCCCGACGATTTTCTCGGGGGAGCATCCGTTTTGGCGGAGTGTACAGAGGCGTGTATCGCCATGACGTTTGGCCAGTCGCCGCCCATTCATTCCAACGACAAGCGGACAATGAATGTAATGCGGAGGAGTCCAGCCGAACGTGTGGTAAAGTTGCAACTGTCGATGGGTTGCTGATAACAGGTCGTCGCCTCGGACTACTTCAGTGACACCCATTTTATGATCATCCACCACCACTGCCAACATATAGCCCGCGCCATCGGGATGTCGGGCGAGGGGAAAGTCCCCTACGGTGTGATATGCATTTTCCAATTGAAGCCCGTGCAGGGTATCATTAAACGACGTTTCTTTGTCTTTTACACGAAAACGCCAGGTAGGAAGCTGCTGTTTTTTATGTCGCGCAGCATCTTCAAAGGATGAAAAACGGTCGCGGCATGTGCCTGGATACAACAATTCGTCGCCCGTTTCGTGAGGGGCGCTTTGTGCCTCTTCGACATCGCGACGACTGCAAATACAGGGGTAAACATGATTTCCATCTTTTAGATATTCGAGTGCCTTTTTATAATAATCAATGCGCTGACTTTGAATATATGGCTCGTTTGATCCGCCTCTATCCGGACTTTCATCCCAGTCCAGTCCAAGCCAGCGCAGATCATCAATGGCCTGTTGTGTGGCTTCGGGTTTTACTTTTGGATGATCCAGATCTTCGATTCTCAGGATGAGTCGGCCGCCCTGTGCGCGAATAGAAAGCCACGTCAGAAGAAATGTTTTGGCGTTGCCCAGATGCAGTGCCCCCGTAGGACTGGGAGCCAATCGTCCACACGGTATTGGTTGTGGATTCATCGAACAGATTTCCTGTTTCATATCGGCCTAACGGCGTTAAGAGCGCAAGGTAAGTCCGCGTGGCAGGCTGTCGCCGAGAATGCCAGACGATTCTGACTGATCCAGCCGTCCCGCCGTTTTCACTAAGGTAATGAGGTGTTCGGGGGCTTCATTGGATTCCATAAAATGAATGATATCGCTCCGTTTTGTGTTGGATATATCGCGATACCGATCATTGGTACGTCTGGCGAGCAGCATCAATGTCTGATGCGTACTCGGCCCGGAAAGATCCAGCTTTAGAAGACGTGCAATCCATCCCTCAATTATTTCGACGGGAATGACCGTGTTCAGTGGTCCATAAACAGGTTCGCGTGCTCCAAGTCGCCCCAGCGCCCACATGGCGGCTTTATTCCATGTTTGCTGGCCATCTTTTTCGATCTGCTTGAGGGCGGTTTCGCCAAGAAAAACCTTTTGTTCGACATCTAACCATTCCAGAGCCGCTAACATGCGCCAGATTTCAGACCATTCGTTCGACTGTGCTTTTAGTGCACGCTTTCGATTGCCTTTGTCCCAGGCCCGCAGTCCTGCCAATAGCGGAGCGGCCAGCGTTTGCTGCTGGGCGGCAGAGAGTCCCCCACTGATTCGCCGCCATAGAATCCACCATTCTCCGCGGCACTGTTCGTTTTTCTCGTGGGCCATTCGCCGATGATAAAGCCGCCACGTTTGACTGATGCGCCAATCGTCCAGCCCACAGCCGAATCCAGGTCGCATAGAGAATCCCAGAAGATTGAGCCAGCGTATTTCATGTGTTTCTGTGCGCGTTCGACGTGTTTCAAAATGCAGTAGATTCTCCCATATAAAACGCAAATAGGAGGGGGGCCATTGATTGCGTGTCAGGTCGGTAGCCGCTTCCAATTTTTTGACTAAACTGGCCGGTGCATTCGTTCCCTCAAACACGTCGCGAATGATGTCCTTGCTGGCATTCAATTGGGATTCTGGAAGAATTCCCTGACGTTCACCTTCTCCGTCATGCGCCGAAATATCCGTTTGTGTAGCCGAACGTACATCAAATTGGAGCTGCCAGCTACGCGACCCATTCACTTCGCGGCAGCCAACCTGTAAGGTTCCAATTTCTGTGATTATTGTGAATAAGCGGACAGCGATCGTGTTTATTTTTGCGCTTTTTCCCGCACGCAGAACGGTTCGGATGGGGGGAAGAGCTGTCAGCGTTTCGGGATCAATGACAATGCGGTCGCCGGGTTTATCTGTGGTGCGAAATGCAGAGGTATAAATAGGAAATTCCACCGGGTGACCAATAGTCATATTGAAATCTAGCGGCAATTCGATTAGTTCGCCTTCTTCGGTACCTGTGGGAACGAGACAGATGGCGTAGGTCTCTTTTTTCGCCTCATCATAGGCACCAATATAGTAACTGCGGGGTAACCCGGCAGTAATTTTGGCTCCCGGAGTCTGACGGGCGGATCCAAAGGCGACGGCTCCGCGTGCAACAGCCAGATCCAGCCGATCATTGGATAATGTTTGTAGAGGCTGATCAGTGTCTGATGTAAACCATGCGGATATCTGATTCAAAAGGCGTTCGCGAAGGACGTGGGATTCAAAAAATCCGCCGTTGAAAAGAATGGCTGTAGGTCGAATGGGTTTGTCTTGGTCAATGGTCGCTGCATGGTCGGTGAGAAAGGCGGCCAAATAGCGGGGAATGGCGGGATCTGGTGCAAAGGGCAGGCCGAATTCACGAAATCCTGAATGATGCTGATCTGGTCGTTCCGATAAATATGTTTGTGGTAAAAATCCTTCGACCAGAACGGATTGAATTTCATCATGATTGACCGATATATTCAA
Proteins encoded:
- a CDS encoding radical SAM protein, with product MSNTTQISNTPPFRPPAEADSLILQMDVGCPWNKCTFCGMYKHLPYTKRSLQDITQLINEQARLNPITRRIFLADGDPLLRPFPEVRQILQLINQRFSHLTRINAYATGTAINQFTATQWQQLKQWKLHTLYLGLESGDDETLKRVQKHETAKQMLDASTLVQQQGLRLSVMILLGLAGKEHSERHIHCTADILNQMQPRLLSCLRVIPIPETAFHNQIQQHIITPLSEYDIVLEMIDLLQQLKLTQTIFRTNHSSNITPLEGRLPKDTPLFIQTLNSLLQSNRLNKKYTPTPLWL
- a CDS encoding tRNA glutamyl-Q(34) synthetase GluQRS, with amino-acid sequence MPCGRLAPSPTGALHLGNAKTFLLTWLSIRAQGGRLILRIEDLDHPKVKPEATQQAIDDLRWLGLDWDESPDRGGSNEPYIQSQRIDYYKKALEYLKDGNHVYPCICSRRDVEEAQSAPHETGDELLYPGTCRDRFSSFEDAARHKKQQLPTWRFRVKDKETSFNDTLHGLQLENAYHTVGDFPLARHPDGAGYMLAVVVDDHKMGVTEVVRGDDLLSATHRQLQLYHTFGWTPPHYIHCPLVVGMNGRRLAKRHGDTRLCTLRQNGCSPEKIVGLLAWWAGLIPEIRKVHANDLMASFAWNKVSHKQNILDENIQTYLGLSQEVQR
- a CDS encoding molecular chaperone DnaK — protein: MKRNKQEETVDPKLHDARYVVGIDLGTTNTAMAFMDRESGACRIHTFAIPQLSAPGTIEARDVLPSFYYQPAHGEMTPDSVCLPWQSAGDPSQPIMGILAREHGSEIPNRLVSSAKSWLCHGGVDRKAAVLPWHAAEDVKRASPQTVSAHYLQHLREAWNASHPRHLLEDQDVVITVPASFDEVARELTIDAAKEAGIPRIALIEEPQAAFYWWMHAHDDEKNLFAKGDIILICDIGGGTTDFTLIQVRKDKNDELAYHRIAVGNHLILGGDNLDLALARHLEARFKSEQQIELSPRQYSILVARCRRAKEVLLNPEAPKTTVINIPGQSTKLIGGSLNISVNHDEIQSVLVEGFLPQTYLSERPDQHHSGFREFGLPFAPDPAIPRYLAAFLTDHAATIDQDKPIRPTAILFNGGFFESHVLRERLLNQISAWFTSDTDQPLQTLSNDRLDLAVARGAVAFGSARQTPGAKITAGLPRSYYIGAYDEAKKETYAICLVPTGTEEGELIELPLDFNMTIGHPVEFPIYTSAFRTTDKPGDRIVIDPETLTALPPIRTVLRAGKSAKINTIAVRLFTIITEIGTLQVGCREVNGSRSWQLQFDVRSATQTDISAHDGEGERQGILPESQLNASKDIIRDVFEGTNAPASLVKKLEAATDLTRNQWPPSYLRFIWENLLHFETRRTRTETHEIRWLNLLGFSMRPGFGCGLDDWRISQTWRLYHRRMAHEKNEQCRGEWWILWRRISGGLSAAQQQTLAAPLLAGLRAWDKGNRKRALKAQSNEWSEIWRMLAALEWLDVEQKVFLGETALKQIEKDGQQTWNKAAMWALGRLGAREPVYGPLNTVIPVEIIEGWIARLLKLDLSGPSTHQTLMLLARRTNDRYRDISNTKRSDIIHFMESNEAPEHLITLVKTAGRLDQSESSGILGDSLPRGLTLRS